The Pseudomonas graminis region GTACACATTCAGAGCAGGAGATACAGCGTGGAAGCTAACGTCGTCGACCATTCCTCCATGTGGAGTTTGGTCAGCAATGCCAGCGTGGTTGTGCAGTTGGTAATGCTGATCCTGGTGGCCGCCTCGGTCACCTCGTGGATCATGATTTTTCAGCGCAGCGCCATGTTGCGCGCCGGGCGTAAGGCCTTGGACAGCTTCGAGGAGCGCTTCTGGTCAGGCATCGATCTGTCCAAGCTTTACCGTCAGGCTGGCAGCAACCCGGACCCTGACTCCGGCGTAGAGCAGATCTTCCGCGCGGGCTTCAAAGAGTTCTCCCGTCTGCGTCAGCAGGCCGGCGTCGATCCGGATGCGGTGATGGAAGGTGTTGCCCGTGCCATGCGCGTTGCCATCTCCCGTGAAGAAGAAAAGCTCGAGCAGAGCCTGCCGTTCCTGGCAACCGTCGGTTCCACCAGCCCGTACATCGGTCTGTTCGGTACCGTATGGGGCATCATGAACTCCTTCCGCGGTCTGGCCACTGCGCAGCAAGCCACTCTGGCCACGGTCGCACCGGGTATC contains the following coding sequences:
- the tolQ gene encoding protein TolQ; translated protein: MEANVVDHSSMWSLVSNASVVVQLVMLILVAASVTSWIMIFQRSAMLRAGRKALDSFEERFWSGIDLSKLYRQAGSNPDPDSGVEQIFRAGFKEFSRLRQQAGVDPDAVMEGVARAMRVAISREEEKLEQSLPFLATVGSTSPYIGLFGTVWGIMNSFRGLATAQQATLATVAPGIAEALIATAIGLFAAIPAVIAYNRFAARGENLIGRYYTFADEFQAILHRKVHTSEE